The window AAGCGAGTGGGAAATCTAAGCACACTTGGCCCTGgtgcctgccccactccctgcacccgCCCAGTGCCCAGGGCACCAATCCAAACCACCCTGTAGCCGCTTGGGGTGCACAGGGAGCTGGATGGCCAGGCGAGACGGGCAGGCAGCTGGCTGTAACCGGAGGCCGCTGTTGATTAAACATAGACCCGGGCAGCTGCCTGCAGAGTTGCCTGTTGACATTTAGGAGCTTAAATGTGTTCCATGAAGGTCCCAGATCTGCCAGGCCAGGGAGACCCCATGTCCTTGCCCCCCTACACACCAAAATGGGACAGGGGATCccataggaggagagagaaaacatgAGGACAACCTCCCCAATCCCAGATCTATGGAGCTGGGctgctagggcctgatcctgtcccCCATCCCCAGGCTATATGCCCACTGCAAGGCTATGGGGCTGGACTATCTGTCCACTGCAGGGCTATGGAGTTAGACCACTGGGGCCTGATCCTTCCCCTGATCCTGCATGGGATCCACATGGCTTAaccaggtcctgatcctgcacaaGGTAGCCACATGGTTTGCATCAACATAGCCTGCTATTCAGCCTTCCCCTAGGCCAGCCCTggctttgccttgcaggttagcACTAGGTGCGACCCAGTCCCTTCAAATCGTCTCCCGTGGTACCCATcgcctgacactggctactcaatttcccagtttaatttattttcaaatcactggttacataagaacatgagaatggccatattaggtcagaccaaaggtccctctagtccagtatcctgtcttccctcaggtttcagagtaacagctgtgttagtctgtattcgcaaaaagaaaaggagtacttgtggcaccgtagagactaaccaatttatttgagcatgagtagctcacgaaagctcatgctcagataaattggttagtctctaaggtgccacaagtactccttttctttttgtcttccctcagtggccggtgccagatgcttcagagttaatgaccagagcagggcaattaccaagtgatccatcccctgtcgtccactcccagcttctggcagtcagagttttagggacacccagagcatagggttgtgtccctgagcatcctgactaatagccatcgatggacctgtcctccaggaacttactgagttcttttttgaaccctgttatacttttggccttcaccgcatcccctggcaaggagttccacaggttgactgtgcgttgtgtgaagaaatacttccttctgtttggtttcaacctgctgcctattaatttcattgggtgaccccctaattcttgtgttacgAAGAGTAAATAACCCTTCCCGAGTCACGTTCTCCACCCCAGGCATGACGGTACAGACCTCCGCgatgtgtccccccccccccccccgttagcCGTCTCCTTTCCAAGCTCAACAGGCCccgtctcattaatctctcctcatagggcaGCCGTTCCAGCCCCCTAACCCCTTGTggtgcccttctctgcaccttcgCCTGGGCTCCTCTCTCCTGGCGGGGACGGGGCCGCGCCGTGGCTCGACAGAGCGGCGTCGTGATACGTGCCGTCCAGGATCCACCCCGCTCCCCCCGGTTCCCCACGTTGGGCCGGGTGTCCGGCGGGGTGTCGGGGGGACCCCCAGGCTCTCCCTCAGGCGCGGTACCAGCTGGCTCAGACCCCGTCGCTTTGCAGGGGCAGCCGGGGTCCCGGggctgccccctcaccccccccttgCTGGGGCCAGCCTGGGTCACTTTGTCCCAGCTGCAAACTCCGCCCCTTgggttgaggccccgccccctgggggATCTGGCCCCGCCCCGATTGAGTCTGGCCCCGCCCTCCCCTGCTTGCAGCCGGACGGAGCCCCAGGGTGGGCAGCGCCCCCTTCGCGCTCCGCGCTCTCTGGACCCTCCGGCCGCCTCGTAGCGGGAGGCGCGCGGCCGCTCGGAAGCCGGAAGTGCGGCCTCGGAGGcgccgctccccaccccccacgccAGGCTGGGCAAGTGCGAACGCGCGCCGTCCCCCTTTCGCACCCGTGACCCGGAAGCGGAAAGTCCCGGCAGCGGCAGCGGCGCGAGATTCTCGGCGGCGCGTGTGGGAGAGCGGGAGCGGCGGCGTCATGTGAGGAGGCCAGAGGAgcggggggagtggggcagaggtggggggcaggggaagggagggggcagaggcttggggggagtggggcagaggctgggggcaggggaagggggggcagaggctggggcaagggaagggagggagcagaggctgggggaatggggcagaggttgggggcaggggaagggagggggcagaggttgggggcagaggttggggcaggggaagggagggggcagaggcttggggggagtggggcagaggctgggggcaggggaaggggggaaaggctgggggggagtggggcagaggctgggggcaggggaaggggggagaggctgggggggagtggggcagaggctgggggtaggggaaggggggagaggctggggggaagtggggcaggggaagggggggcagaggctggggggaagtggggcagaggctgggggcaggggaagggggggcagaggctggggagaagtggggcagaggctggggcaagggaagggagggagcagaggctgggggaatggggcagaggctgggggcaggggaagggagggggcagaggctgggggcaggggaagggagggggcagaggcttggggggagtggggcagaggctgggggcaggggaagcgagggggcagaggctggggaaagggagggggcaggggctggggggagtggggcaggggctgggggcaggggaagggagggggtagATGGGGGGAATGGGGTAGAGGCTGGTGGGAAGGGGCAGCGGAAGTGAGGTGGCAGCTGCGGCGGGGGGGGTAAGAGGGGTAGAGATgagggggcctggctggggggggagatGGAGGGAAACGGAGCAGACGCCATCCATTCCCCAGCACTCCCAGGACCCGAAGGGCGAGGGGATTGAGCGCCTGGGCCCCCTGAGCCCTAATCCTCCCACTTGTCTGATGGTAGTGATGGGGGAAGCCGCCTCCACCTTGTCCTGGGGATCAGGGTCGGGGAAGGTTCCCTGATCGCGTGTTCATCTCCCCTCCATAGGGGGGCATTGGCCCAGAGGtctccctgcccaggctctggggtgggatggcagattccctgccctgccctcagaagAGATGTTGCTGGAGATCCTGGGAAGGGAGAGTTGGGGTAACAAAGGGGAGGTTTGATTAACATCACTCCTGACTGGAAGATGAGAAAGCGTGGGGAAGGGGGCTAgagcctctctccccctcccccatttaggCAGAAACACATGCCACCCGCTCTCGCTGAGACAGTTGAGGGGTCCCGGCCGAAGGGCAGTGTGGCACTCGCAGGGCAGATCCCAGGGCGGCGGTAGAGCTGATCCAGTCTAGGAATCTCTGTTCTGCGGGAAGTATTGACACTTTGAAATGTTCCAATTCCCAGCTGCAGCAAAACTGAACTTCTGAAATTTCAGGTGGAGTGAAATCGAGGCATTTTACTAGGACTTTGTTTGGTTTGTATCATTTATAACACGGGTTTTGAAAGGAAAACTCCAAACGTTCCGGGcaggttgaaatagagtgctggGTCTGATGGAAACACTTTGGTACATTTTGCtctaaatgaaatttcatctAAATTGACACATTCTGGCCGGGCAGCTTTACAGCATATAGAGCGAGCCTTAGCATACCTCTCCACTgtagctgggaggtgtgattcccactTGTCTAGCCGTACACATGCTAGCTCAGCTCGAAATGCCTAGCTGCACCAAGAACAAGCCTGTCGGAGACCCTAGGCAGATACTGGGACAGCTAGCCCGATCCACCACAGacacactagctcaagcagaccCTATCGCATGTACATCCAggcgagctgggaatcacaccacgACTGCTGTGTAGAAGTACCTAGAGGTGGGTTATGGGGAAGCGAGGCCTGAACCCCCTAGCTGGTAGTGCCATGTCGTCGTGGGCTGTCAGGGACAAGGCAGTCCGAGAGATGGGCCCTTCGCCCTGCCAGGACACCCCAGATGAGGCGGCAGGAGCAGAAGGGTGTGGCAGAGGCTCCATGAATGCCGTGTCTTCCCCTTCTGCGCCTGCAGGAGCCTCTTAAACAAGCCCAAGAGCGAGATGACCCCTGAGGAGCTGCAgaagcgggaggaggaggagttcaaCACGGGGCCCCTGTCCGTCCTCACCCAGTCAGTCAAGAACAACACCCAGGTGCTGATCAACTGTCGCAACAACAAGAAGCTGCTGGGACGTGTCAAGGCCTTTGACAGGTGCGGTTTCCTCCCCCCATACATTTAAAATACCTCTGGggcccttccttcccagcctgcccccagggGGCTGCGGTTTATGTCTGTCCCGTTCCCCAGCAAGAGCAGAAGGGTCCCCCGCCCGTTGTGCAGTACAGAGCAGGTGGGATGCTGTCCagaggtcagagcaggggggctgggagccggcgTTGCTGGGTTCTATACCCTGCTGTGGGagggtggcctagtggttagtggCATGGCGGGGGCACTGAGTGGCAGGACTGCTGGGATGTATTTCCAGGTCTAGGAGGGAGCATGGAGCGAGCTACAGTTTCTCCCCCACCACATCCTTGCTAGAACCTGACTGCTGCACTAAGTAGTTGATTCCAGCAGGAATGAGCTCAGCGCAACAGGCTTAGCAGAGGGGATGCCAGGTCAGGCTGCAGTGAGCAGCTTCCTCTCTGGCCATGGGGTCTAGGTTGTCAGTGGTTCCTCCCAGCTCCACTGCTGTGTCCCTGATCCCCCGCTCTCTCCCTCCAGGCACTGTAACATGGTGCTGGAGAACGTCAAGGAGATGTGGACGGAGGTGCCCAAGAGCGGCAAGGGCAAAAAGAAATCGAAGCCCGTCAACAAGGATCGCTACATCTCCAAGATGTTCCTGCGGGGGGACTCCGTCATTGTGGTGCTGAGGAACCCCCTCATTGCCGGCAAATAGAGAACTGTCCCAAGGTCCCAGCCTCGCCCTGGCATGACCCAGAGCCAGGCTGAGTGGGGAACCTGCCTCAAGCCCCTCTGGATGAAGCCTGCTGGCTGCATCACTTGTGAAAACCATCCTGTTCAGAAACAACTCTGCTGAGCTCTCCCCAGGTGCCACCTGTTATTAGTCCTCAGAGCGCCGAGGGCTGAGCacagctccccccgccctccctgttGCTACCTCCAGCTCCCACGTTCCCATTTGATTGGAAGGGGGTTTCTGGGAGCAGAACCAGTCAGGAGACCCCAGCTGCTGTAAGCCCGTCCCAGGCTGGTGTCCCCCCACGCCCCTCACCCACCTGCCCAAAGCTGAAGGGAGCCAGTGTCCCGGCGCCGCTGCTCTGGATTTACCCAGGATCTCTGTGCCCACTCACAGCCTTGCCGCTGGGTGCTGCAGACTcagctggccctgggggaggctaCATCGAGGTGAGAGGCTCTTAAGCTCTTAGGCCTCCCGACGGGCCTGCTCTGTGGCTTGCTTGCCAGGAGTGGGGAGCGCTGAGGTTTCCTAAGGGAGCTGGGTACAAAGAGAAGCACTGGGAATCTAACAGAAGGGGGGACCTCTCAGCAGAATTGTCTCTGAACAGCTCTTCAAAGGTGTCTTTTGAAGGGGAGCTGTCTGCTGTAGTTGTCTGATTTGGGTGGGGGCCGACTACCCTGGGAATTTCCGCACTGCATAGCTACCCTGCCGCAAACACCCCACAGAGAGGCACCAGGAGCGCGTGACTGCTGCCCCTCTTGAACCTCCGCTTCCCCAGACGCCAGCCAGACCAGCAGCAGTTGTACGTGAGTTCGGGTCCCGCTTTCCAGCTGAGCGAGGCGCCAGGGAAGACGAGTTCGCGAATGGGATTTGAAACACCGctcagctcctagtgtagacagcttCACGGTGGCGTCAGCCTTGGCTTAGCAGCACTAGCTGAGGTGCGAAGGGTCGTTCCTTACTACTCAGCTGTAAAGCGGGACAGGGACCAAGtagcctctgggctggggataAGTCATGCCTGGTACACTCCCACAGCTCGTCAGTACAGAAATCCCTGGTGTCGACAGCTCCCCTGGCCCTGATCCTCCAGCGGCATCCGAGCTAGTGGATCCTTGTGTCCCGGGTTCCTGGCATCCATGGGACAGTTTCAGGAGCGGGGTCTTGTATGTTGTAGCTCCAGCCTCCAGGGCAGCTCCTCTCCTTGCAGCATCAGGAACTTTTGTAATAAACCAGTTTGATTTCAGCTGGCTCTTGCCTGCTTCGGGGTGGGGAGGTAGCGTGGCCGGTGCCATGGGGTGAATCTTGCTGGCAAGTTCCATGTGGGGGCCAGGCTGCTGGCAGGCACCGTGTCATGAGAGCCAGGCTGGGGCAAAGGATGGCCGCTGCTGGCTGTAAATAGTCTGGGAGGCCGAAGGCGTGTTCCAGAGTTAGACCCACactcctctgcttcccctccagaaaggggcggttggatggggcagggatgggacccACATGCTTTAAACTTTGGTTCCCATCTTCCCGTTGCGGGTAACAAGCTGTTTGGCTTCTGTGGGTTGTGAATCAGAAGGAGCCCGGGGAGCTACATTCTTCtctgcagctctggctcctcccctccccagagctggtCTCTGTGTGAGGAGCCGAAGGGGGCCAGATGCCACAAGGGTGGGCgacctgtgggcagggcaggctgcgGGGGACTGCGGCGTCCTTACAAAGCTGTGACtgatgcagggctgggcccaggcaCTGGCTCAAGGGCCCTGGAGCCTGATGGCCTCTGTcaactgagcagcagcagcaggctgggcTGATTTGCCCTACGCTGtcaacaccccctgccccagctagggttgggaggaggggcagcctcctgggctggctgggggcagccaCTGAGAGTCTGTTGGGATGGGAACAGCTGACACTccgagggggggagggagactcCCAACTCCTTTACAGGGGCCACCATGTGGCAGCTGGGGAAGCAACTGATGGGCCATACTGGCCTGGTGGGGTGGCTTTGAATGGGAGAATTATCTGAAACGGTCCCATTTCCTACCCCCTGTGCcagccagaccctgcccccaggggccagatgggagccagcacccccagaggggaaaggccccatgtcccattccctacCCATGTGGCTGGATCAGCACCCcatagagcagcggttctcagaTGGGGGTCTGGgcctcaagcaggtttcagggggtccaccaaaataaacccgtCTTAAGCCCTGGGCCGGGTTTATTTTTGTCCCTATATTCTCCCTTTGTGTGTTCTAGGCAGGGGGGTGTAACTAGCTCGCCATTAAATACAGCTCTTCAGCTACTAGCGGTGCTGAAACCCCCTTGCTGGGcacaggtgggctggggagctgttATAGCCTGTtcggggggcctcagaaagagagGTTGAGACCCCCTGGGCTAGAGGCGAAaggtcccattccctgcccctctgagccagc is drawn from Eretmochelys imbricata isolate rEreImb1 chromosome 23, rEreImb1.hap1, whole genome shotgun sequence and contains these coding sequences:
- the SNRPD2 gene encoding small nuclear ribonucleoprotein Sm D2, giving the protein MSLLNKPKSEMTPEELQKREEEEFNTGPLSVLTQSVKNNTQVLINCRNNKKLLGRVKAFDRHCNMVLENVKEMWTEVPKSGKGKKKSKPVNKDRYISKMFLRGDSVIVVLRNPLIAGK